AGAAATAATTTTAGCCTTTCTTTTTATCACTTTACTAATTCTTTATATATTGAATTGCTTATTTAATATTTTAAGAAGTAGAAACAAACATAACTTAATCTAATCGTTCAAAGTATAGTTTTTGTGTATCTATTGAATATAATTTTTGTTCTCATTAAGGTTTGCTTTACAATTGTTAGTTTATAAAGCATTTTAATTAGTACAAACTTTATTTGTTTTCAATTTCAAATAATTAAATAGGATCAATTCTATTTATATAGAATAACAATAATCATTGTTTATTTTGAGATTTGGTATCTTGAAGAGGTTTGGAATAGAGTTTGGGAAAATAATTAGTATTATCTTTCACTAAGCAAAATTCTTTTTTTCTTTAATTGTTGTTTATTGTTTTAGGATAATGAATCTAATTTTTTTAATAGTCAGAACAAACAATAATTGAATTAAATATTTGTTTAGTTTTTTTCAACGTACTTATAAAATACAATTACATCTTCTTCAATATCATATCTATAGTAAATGTCTTTTATTCTTCGTAATGATCGATACAGTTTTTCATTCGGGAGGTATTGTTTTATATCCATGTAAATATTTCTATTAAAGCCAATTGCTTTTGCTACTTTGGCATCAACCTTGTATATTTTATGTAGGATGAAATTATCAGCGATTTCATAATTTATCTTTAGTTCTTTTTCCAATTCATAGATTTCTAGATTTTTTTCTCTATCCCACAAATAATGGCATCTGTTTTTGCAACTGGTAGTGCAAAATAGTTTCTTTGGATTTTCGAAGTATTGAATAATCGATTCACATTCTGGGTTCAAACAGTTTCTTTCTTTTCTAATCATTTTTATTTAATTTTGTATTTATTTGCAAATTTAATATTTTTTATATTACATTTGTGTAACAAAATAAAACAAAATGATATCTATTCTCGAATATTACCCATTACTAACAGAAAAGAAAATTCCTTTAAAACCATTAGACATAAATCCTAGGGTGTATTTCAATTGGAAACAAGAAGGTTTGTTAAACGAAAAAGCTCTTGATGCAAATGAGGAAAAAATAGATGTTCAAAGAAGAAAAGTATTTCTAAATGTATTTGATGCACTATGGGTACTTATCATTAAAGAACTAAGAAATTTAAACATTGATTTAAAAACAATTCTAGAGTTAAAAAAGTTTCTATTTTCAATTGTACAAATGGATTTTGAAAAAGTAGGATCGCCTTCATTTGATGAACTTATTGCTTCTTTTTTAGAAACGATTCCTTTGGAGTTTCATAATGATTTTAAAGCGCAATTTTCTAAAGAAAACATGCCTTTTCTATTAAATAAAGTTACTGATGAGGAATCAATTATTGCTTTTACATACATTGGCAGTTTACTGACCAATGTTTTGGCATTGAAAAAAGCGGTTTCGATTGTTATTATAAAAGAAACTAAAACATCTGAATTGGATTTCTTAATTGCTGAAAACAATAATAATGCATCAGTTGAAGAAAAAAATCAACTATATGAACAATATGCTACGCATTTTTCAAATCATACTCTAATTAACCTTCCGATTTTGCCACTGGTAAGTAGATTATTTGAAGAGGAAAATTTTGAAAAGTATTGTATTTCCTTTGGATTGTTTAACTCACATGAAAAAAAATTGTTAAAAGCATTACATGATGCAAGTTGTAAAAAAATTTCAATTATTAAATACGATTCTGACCGTATTACTTTTGACTTTACAAAAGAAATCGATATAAAAGGAGACCATGCAAAAGAAATAAGAAAGATACTTGGTTTAAAACAATATGAGAAAGTAGAACTAACCTACCGAAACGATAAACATTTAGTGATTAAAAATACGCAAAGAGAAAATAATTAAAATAAATACGTCCTAGGTATCCCCTAGCACATAATCGACTTATAACAAAAACAAGTATGTCCTACTTCTTTTTGCCTTAGAGTCAAATGGACATAGAAAAAGCCAAACAAATTGTAAATAAAAACAGAGACAAAAAATTAACAGAACAACAAATTAAAGAAGTACTTGCACTAGCAGAGATGCTAGCAAGTTGTAATATTAACAATTTTAAAACAGCCAACCAAAAATGAAAAATGTTATACTTTACGTGCGAGTGTCCACTGATGAGCAAGCAGGAAGAGGGTATTCGCTCAGAGACCAAGAGCAAAAGTTGCTTAATTATTGTCAAAACAATAATTTAAACGTGCTGCATATTTTCAGGGAAGACTACTCAGCCAAAACGTTCAAACGACCTGAGTTTAAGAAATTGTTAGAGTACTGCAAAAAAAACAAAAAGGACGTACATCAACTGATTTTCATCAAATGGGACAGATTCTCTAGAAACACAGCTGAATCCTATCAAATGATTGGTATATTCAATCAATTAGCCATTCAAGTAAATGCTATTGAACAACCTTTGGATTTAACCATTCCAGAGCAAGGATTGATGCTAGCGGTATATCTTTCGATGCCAGAGGTAGAAAATCAACGTCGCTCACTGAATGTTATATCAGGAATGCGAAGAGCTTTCAAAGAAGGACGATATGTTGGAAGTGCTCCCAAAGGGTATGATAACGGAAAAGATGCTGTTAAAAAGCCTCTTTTGATTCCCAATGATGATGCTAAATACATTCAGGAAGCCTTTGAGATGATGGCAACAGGAAATTATCAACGTAATGAGGTATTTTTCAAATTAAAATATAAAGGTTTTCAATCCAGTAAATCTGTCTTTGCAAACATTTTAAACAATCATTTGTACTATGGAGGAGTGTTTATAAAAGCCTATAAAGACGAAAAGGAAACCATTGTAGAAGGAATTCACGAACCTATTATCACCAAAGCATTATTTGATAAAGTACAGCAAGTGATGTACAAAAGAAAAAATGGAATTAAGAAAGTTCCTAAAGCACACAATGAGAATTTTCCTTTAAAAGGATTTTTGTTATGTCCTATTTGCAACAAACAAATGACTGCTAGTAAATCCAAGGGAAGAACACAGTACTACAACTATTATCATTGCATAAGCCCATGTAAGGGAAGATATACTTCAGAAGAAGTACATCAACAAGTAAATGACTTTTTAGGGGATTTGTCATTTGATAAGCAATTCCAAGAATTGTATTTTGAAATCATCAAAGAGAAATTAACAGAAGATACCAAGCAAAAAGCATTAGGAGCCAAGCACTATGAAAATCTAAACTCAATTGAGGATAAATTAATTAAGCTTCAAGATTTGTACATTGATGGTGATATGGATAAAGCAAGTTATGAATCCGCAAAACAACGTTACGAAAATATACGAGCAGAACTCAAATCCAAAGAAAGTACTTCGGAGGACAGTAAACAGCTAGTTGAATTGTACAATAGAGCCACTAAAAAATTCATAGGTATTGATATTCAATACAATAAATCTAATCTGGAGCAAAAAAGAAAGATAATTGGTTCGATATTTGAAAAAAATATTCAATTCGAAAATAAAAAAGTTCGAACCGCTAGTTTGAATCCAATCTTAAATGAAATAGCCAGTATTAACAAGGGATTAGAAGGGATAAAAAAAAAGGATTTAACTAAAAAATTAGTTAAATCCTCTATGGTGACCGCGGCAGGGTTCGAACCTGCAACCCTCAGAGCCGAAATCTGATATTCTATCCAGTTGAACTACGCAGTCAGGGTATTAACGATATTCGCTTCGTTCCGTTCGGATTCGCCTCGGATCGAATTACGAATTACGAAATTAAGATAATAATTTTTTGACAATAGTCGAGATGGTTTTACCATCAGCTTTTCCAGCTAATTCAGCAGAAGCTAAGCCCATCACTTTACCCATAGCTGCCATGCCTGAAGCACCATTATCTGCAATAATTTTAGCGACTACAGCTGCTACTTCCTCTTCTGATAATTGAGCAGGTAAGAATTTTTCAATTACAGCTGCTTGTAACAATTCCGGCTCGGCTAAATCAGGACGCCCTTGTTCGGTGTAGATATTGGCACTGTCTTTACGTTGTTTTACCAAACGTTGTAACAATTTAATTTCTTCGTCGGCACTGATTTCTTCTTTGGCACCAGTTTCAGTTTGTGCTAAAAGCAAAGCTGATTTCACGGCACGTAATGATTCTAAAGCAACAGTATCTTTGGCTCTCATGGCGTTTTTAATTTCGTCCATGATTTGTGTAGCTAAACTCATATTTTCTATTTTTTTGTGTTTGATTTTTGTATGCCAGATTGTAATAAAGCAAAAAAGCTATTGACTATTGCTGGACTAAGGTTCGCAAATTTAGAACAATTTACCCGAACTAACAAAAGATAGATTGCTGCGGAATTTGGGTAAAAAAATAACCCGAAAATCAATAAATTTCGGGTTAGTCTTGGTTTTGGTTAGTGGGTATGTTTTTAATCTACATTATCATGCAAATACGAGTTGTTTGAACGCAACTGCAAATCGTTGTTGCTGTCGGTTCCAACTGATATTCTCGAATTATTTGCAGCTGTTTGATTCGTAGAAAGTTCAACGCCTAATCTTTTGTAGGCTGGTTCTTTTTCATACTCATCAATTTTTGACACGTTATTGTGAAATTTATAATTGAATTCTTTCAACTTTCTTCTTCTCTCATCGGCACGTGCGCGCAACGTTTCTTCAATAGTCATTTCCATTGGAGAAATTGATTCAAACTCAGAAGCATTGATGGTTGATTCTTCGATCGCTTTCATCGTAATGTTCAACTCTTCAGGAACCACTTCGGTTACTTTTTGAATAGTTGCAGCGGCTGCAAAATCGTGTTCTGTTTCCATGTACTCTTCTAACGAATGACGGATAACTCCGTTTTCAGCCACTTCAGTAACCGGTACAAATTGAATCGGATCAACTACATTGATATCTTTGATTTCATTGTCAGTCAATTCAAAAATCACTTTGTTATCATTAACCGCTGGTTCTGATGTAAACAAAGGCAAATCGAAAGAGAAAGTAGCTTGTTCTTCGATTTGAACTGCTTTTGGCTGTGCTGTTTCGATAGCATGTGCCTCAGGCGTTGTAAACGTAAAATCGATGTCATTAATTGGCGAAACGATTTCAAAAGTCACATCTAAATTTTTGATGAATTCAGACATTACGATCAAATCATTTTCGTTGGTTATTGGTTCGTAAGCTGCAACTACCGGTTCAGCCACTTCGGCAACCACTGGCGCTTCTTCTTCCAATAATTCAAATACAATTCTTTCTTCTGTAGCTCCTGGAGTTTCAGCATTTAAATCGAATGCAGGAACGGTAGAATTAGATAAGTTATGGGTAATTTTTTGCTCATCTTCTAAAGCGTGGATGATTTTTTTAGGCTCCGAATTTACGATTTCATTTTGTTGCTCCAAGTCAAAACCCGTAGCAATAACAGTTACTGCGATAGCATCTCCAAGAGATTCATCTTCACCAACTCCCATGATAATATTCGCATTGAAACCTGCTTCCGATTGGATATGATCATTGATTTCACCAATTTCGTCCAAAGTGATTTCATTAGTTCCAGAAACGATAAGCAACAATACGTTTTTGGCACCTGTAATTTTGTTGTCATTCAATAAAGGAGAATCCAAAGCAGAAATAATAGCATCTTTCGCTCTAGTTGTCCCTTCAGCTATTGCAGAACCCATAATAGCTGTTCCACTATTAGATAATACCGTTTTAGCATCGCGTAAATCGATATTTTGAGTATAGTGGTGTGTAATTACTTCGGCAATACCTCTTGAGGCTGTTGCCAATACTTCGTCTGCTTTAGAAAAACCTGCTTTGAAACCTAAGTTTCCGTATACTTCTCTTAATTTGTTGTTATTAATAACAATAAGTGAATCTACTTGTTTGCGCAATTTTTCAATACCAATTAAGGCTTGTTCTTGACGTACTTTACCTTCAAAAACAAAAGGAAGCGTTACGATACCAACGGTAAGAATATCACGTTCTTTAGCCAATTGAGCAATTACAGGCGCGGCACCAGTTCCAGTACCACCTCCCATACCGGCAGTGATAAATACCATTTTTGTATTTTGATCCAACATTTTTTCAATATCAGAAATACTTTCAATAGCCGATTGTTGTCCTACATCTGGATTTGCTCCAGCACCCAATCCTTCGGTCAAGTGAACACCTAACTGAATTTTGTTAGGCACCGCACTATTTTGCAAGGCTTGTGAATCAGTATTACAAACAATAAAATCTACTCCTTTGATTCCTTGTTTAAACATGTGGTTGATGGCGTTGCTCCCGCCGCCTCCAACACCTATTACTTTGATAACATTTGATTGGTTCTTTGGTAAATCAAATGAAATACTTCCAAATTCTGAGTTGCTCATCATTTTATTTGGTTTTTGCTATTTGTTATTAATTTTATATTGTCTGAGGCTAAGCCTTTATTCTGCGTTATCTAAGAAATCTTTGATTTTATCTACATACTTGTCAAAAAATGATCTTCTAATTTGAGTTTCTGTCGACTTGTCTTTGGTTTCTGCTTTGGTAATTTCATCTGATTCTATTTCAGCTTGAACTACTTCATTGGTTTCCATTACTGGCGCTTTATAGACTGGCATTTCTGGGGCTTGAGCCTGGTCTATTCTAACCGCACTCTGTGTTTTATTTTCGATGCTATTCATCACTAAACCAACGGCAGTTGCATATAATGGACTTGATATTTCTTCGCTTGAATTGCCTGCTAAATGCTCGTTTGGATACCCAATTCTAGTATCCATTCCAGTAATGTATTCTACCAATTGCTTAATGTGTTGCAATTGAGATCCACCACCTGTTAAAACAATTCCTGCAATTAATTTTTTTCTTGGGTCCTCATGACCGTAAGCTTTAATTTCAACATAAACTTGTTCAATTATTTCCACAACACGAGCGTGAATAATTTTGGACAAATTCTTTAACGAAATTTCTTTTGGCTCTCTACCTCTTAAACCTGGAATAGAAACGATTTCATTTTCTTTATTTTCTCCAGGCCAAGCAGAACCAAATTTCACTTTCAATAATTCGGCTTGTTTTTCAATAATAGAACAACCCTCTTTAATGTCGTCAGTAATTACATTCCCTCCGAAAGGAATTACTGCAGTGTGACGAATAATACCATCTTTAAAAATGGCTAAATCTGTTGTTCCACCACCAATATCAATCAAGGCAACACCCGCTTCTTTTTCTTCTTGGCTCAAAACCGCATCCGATGAAGCTAATGGTTCCAATGTCAAACCGGATAGTTCAATTCCAGAATCGTGAATACAACGTCCTACGTTTCTAATTGACGAAGCCTGTCCTACCACAACGTGAAAACTAGACTCTAAACGCCCACCATACATCCCAATTGGTTCTTTTATTTCGGATTGTCCGTCAATTTTAAATTCTTGAGGCAATACGTGAATAATTTCTTCACCAGGAAGCATTGCTAATTTATTAACTTGATCAATCAACAATTGAATATCATTCCCTCCAATCACTTCTTCAGGATTACTTCTGCTGATGTAATCGGTATGTTGAATACTGCGAATATGTTGTCCAGCAATCCCTACAACACAATCTTTTATTTTATAACCCGAATTGTTTTCGGCTTCTTGAACAGCATGCTGAATGGATTGAATTGTTTGCGTAATGTTATTGACAACACCTCTCGCCACACCTAAACTTTTGGATTTTCCAACACCCAAAATTTCTAGTTTACCGTACTCATTTTTCTTGCCAATCATGGCAACAATTTTGGTAGTTCCAATATCTAAACCTACTGCAATATTCTCTTTTTCCATTACCTCTTATTTTGTGCAAATTACTTGTTGTGTGAAACGAAGGTCAATTTTTCTATATTTATACAAAGAACTGTCTACAACTGCTTTTTGAAAAAATGCTTTATAATTTTGAAATTTAGCATCTACATTTTTCGCTCCGCCGAAATCAATTTGATAATCAAAATTTCTGTTCAACATTTTTAAGCTACCATTAGGCATAATTTGAATGGCAATGATGTTTTTTTTCAAAAATTCATCGTCATAAATTTTTCGAAATAATTCAGCTAAAGCTTCGCTATTTTGTTTGCGTATTACTCCCAAAACGAGGGGGACTCTGGCAGTAAAATTTGCCGACAACGGCATTGTATTTCCCTTGTAATCAATATAAAAAGAACGCTTACCATCGAAAACCCTTACGATTGGGGTCTTCTGTTTCACCACTGCTTTCAACACCCCGTCGATAGTTACAAACACCTCTGATTTCTCTACCATTGGATCTGAACTAACGGCTTTTTCTAATTTATTCAAATCTAATTTATCTTTTCGGATAGCTGAAGCGTCTGCATTATTTTCTATTAACAATTTATTAACCGTTTCCTGTTTAAGAAAACTTGCATTTTCTCCAACAAAAACGACTTTCGTTTTGGTTAATTTTCGGTTTTCATTCCTATTTGACGTAAACGAAAACAAAACAATTACCAACCCAAACATGAGTACTAACCGAATAGTAATCCAATTAAATCGTTTCATACAATGCCTTTTTTATAGATGGTACCATTTCTCCTAAATCTCCTGCACCAATGGTTACAACAATTCGAGCATCACTCGCTAAAATTGTAGGAATTAAATCCTCTTTGGAGACTAATTTTTTATATTCATTGGTCATTTTATTCATTAACCATTGCGACGTAACTCCTTCCATTGGCAATTCGCGCGCCGGATAAATATCCAACAACACAACTTCATCAAATTGGGACAAACTTTTAGCAAAATCATCAGCAAAATCTTTCGTTCTACTAAACAAATGCGGTTGAAAAATAGCCAACACTTTTTGTCCTGGATATAATTCGCGAACCGCTTGGTGTACCGCGTTTATTTCGGTTGGATGATGAGCATAATCGTCGATATACACCATATTAGACGTTTTGATCTGATACGAAAAACGTCTTCTGATTCCTTTAAATGAAGCCAGTGCTTTTGCAATAGCATCTGAAGAAGTTCCAAAAGTTTTGGCCATAGCCAAAGCCATCAAGGCATTCATCAAATTGTGTCTTCCAGGCAAGCCAAAAGCGATGTCTTTAATAGTTTCGGTTGGCGTTTGTACGTCAAAAACATAACTGCCATTTCCCACTCTTACATTAAAGGCTTTGTACACCGCCTCTTCGTTTACTGCACAAGTCACGCCTTCAATTGGCAATTCATTGGTAATAAACAATTGGCTTTTATCTTCTACTTTATTAGCAAACTCTACAAACGAAGCTTCAATTTGTTCGCTAGTTCCATAAATATCTAAATGGTCGGCGTCCATGGAAGTAACACAAGCAATATTCGGATGCAAATGCAAGAAAGAACGATCAAATTCATCGGCCTCCACTACGGTAACCGTCTTTCCTGTTCCAATTAAATTAGAGTTATAATTTTCTACAATTCCACCCACAAAAGCAGTTACGTCGGCACCGCTTTCAAATAGGATATGTCCTAAAATACTAGATGTTGTTGTTTTACCATGCGTTCCCGCTACTGCAAAACAAAAGGTGTCTTTAGTAATTATTCCTAAAACTTCAGCACGTTTTTTTACTTGGTATTCTCGCTCTAAGAAAAAGTTCCATTGTGAGTGCGTTATTGGAACAGCTGGGGTAATAATTACCAACGTATTTTCAGTATAATAGTCTTTCGGAATTAAATCAATTCGGTCTTCAAAATGAATGTCGATACCGCTTGCGATTAATTCATCGGTTAACATCGAAGGTGTTTTATCGTAACCTGAAACATTTTTTCCGATGGTTTTGAAATAACGCGCCAAAGCACTCATCCCGATTCCTCCGATTCCTATAAAAAAGACGTTATGTATTTGATTTAAATTCATTTTGTTTTGGTAACCAAACGTTGAAACGTTCTGTTGGTATTATTTGATTAATTTGATGATCTCTTCTACAATAGCTTTAGTCGCATTGGGCAAAGCCAAGCTTTTAATATTTTGACTCAATTCGTGTTGTTTGTTTTCATTGCCAATCAAGTCGGAGAAAGTCGATTCAAAAGTGGAATCCAACTCGCTTTCGCGAATTAAAATGGCGCCGTTTTTATCGGCAATAGATTTCGCGTTTTTAGTTTGATGATCTTCGGCTACATTAGGCGAAGGAATAAAAACAACTGGTTTACCCACTATACACAATTCTGAAACCGAAGAAGCTCCGGCTCTCGAAATCACAATATCTGCAGCTGCATATACCAAATCCATTCGCTCAATAAACGCCATTACTTGAACGTCTTTTGA
This sequence is a window from Flavobacterium ammoniigenes. Protein-coding genes within it:
- a CDS encoding recombinase family protein; this encodes MKNVILYVRVSTDEQAGRGYSLRDQEQKLLNYCQNNNLNVLHIFREDYSAKTFKRPEFKKLLEYCKKNKKDVHQLIFIKWDRFSRNTAESYQMIGIFNQLAIQVNAIEQPLDLTIPEQGLMLAVYLSMPEVENQRRSLNVISGMRRAFKEGRYVGSAPKGYDNGKDAVKKPLLIPNDDAKYIQEAFEMMATGNYQRNEVFFKLKYKGFQSSKSVFANILNNHLYYGGVFIKAYKDEKETIVEGIHEPIITKALFDKVQQVMYKRKNGIKKVPKAHNENFPLKGFLLCPICNKQMTASKSKGRTQYYNYYHCISPCKGRYTSEEVHQQVNDFLGDLSFDKQFQELYFEIIKEKLTEDTKQKALGAKHYENLNSIEDKLIKLQDLYIDGDMDKASYESAKQRYENIRAELKSKESTSEDSKQLVELYNRATKKFIGIDIQYNKSNLEQKRKIIGSIFEKNIQFENKKVRTASLNPILNEIASINKGLEGIKKKDLTKKLVKSSMVTAAGFEPATLRAEI
- a CDS encoding GatB/YqeY domain-containing protein, which codes for MSLATQIMDEIKNAMRAKDTVALESLRAVKSALLLAQTETGAKEEISADEEIKLLQRLVKQRKDSANIYTEQGRPDLAEPELLQAAVIEKFLPAQLSEEEVAAVVAKIIADNGASGMAAMGKVMGLASAELAGKADGKTISTIVKKLLS
- the ftsZ gene encoding cell division protein FtsZ, producing MMSNSEFGSISFDLPKNQSNVIKVIGVGGGGSNAINHMFKQGIKGVDFIVCNTDSQALQNSAVPNKIQLGVHLTEGLGAGANPDVGQQSAIESISDIEKMLDQNTKMVFITAGMGGGTGTGAAPVIAQLAKERDILTVGIVTLPFVFEGKVRQEQALIGIEKLRKQVDSLIVINNNKLREVYGNLGFKAGFSKADEVLATASRGIAEVITHHYTQNIDLRDAKTVLSNSGTAIMGSAIAEGTTRAKDAIISALDSPLLNDNKITGAKNVLLLIVSGTNEITLDEIGEINDHIQSEAGFNANIIMGVGEDESLGDAIAVTVIATGFDLEQQNEIVNSEPKKIIHALEDEQKITHNLSNSTVPAFDLNAETPGATEERIVFELLEEEAPVVAEVAEPVVAAYEPITNENDLIVMSEFIKNLDVTFEIVSPINDIDFTFTTPEAHAIETAQPKAVQIEEQATFSFDLPLFTSEPAVNDNKVIFELTDNEIKDINVVDPIQFVPVTEVAENGVIRHSLEEYMETEHDFAAAATIQKVTEVVPEELNITMKAIEESTINASEFESISPMEMTIEETLRARADERRRKLKEFNYKFHNNVSKIDEYEKEPAYKRLGVELSTNQTAANNSRISVGTDSNNDLQLRSNNSYLHDNVD
- the ftsA gene encoding cell division protein FtsA — encoded protein: MEKENIAVGLDIGTTKIVAMIGKKNEYGKLEILGVGKSKSLGVARGVVNNITQTIQSIQHAVQEAENNSGYKIKDCVVGIAGQHIRSIQHTDYISRSNPEEVIGGNDIQLLIDQVNKLAMLPGEEIIHVLPQEFKIDGQSEIKEPIGMYGGRLESSFHVVVGQASSIRNVGRCIHDSGIELSGLTLEPLASSDAVLSQEEKEAGVALIDIGGGTTDLAIFKDGIIRHTAVIPFGGNVITDDIKEGCSIIEKQAELLKVKFGSAWPGENKENEIVSIPGLRGREPKEISLKNLSKIIHARVVEIIEQVYVEIKAYGHEDPRKKLIAGIVLTGGGSQLQHIKQLVEYITGMDTRIGYPNEHLAGNSSEEISSPLYATAVGLVMNSIENKTQSAVRIDQAQAPEMPVYKAPVMETNEVVQAEIESDEITKAETKDKSTETQIRRSFFDKYVDKIKDFLDNAE
- a CDS encoding cell division protein FtsQ/DivIB, whose amino-acid sequence is MKRFNWITIRLVLMFGLVIVLFSFTSNRNENRKLTKTKVVFVGENASFLKQETVNKLLIENNADASAIRKDKLDLNKLEKAVSSDPMVEKSEVFVTIDGVLKAVVKQKTPIVRVFDGKRSFYIDYKGNTMPLSANFTARVPLVLGVIRKQNSEALAELFRKIYDDEFLKKNIIAIQIMPNGSLKMLNRNFDYQIDFGGAKNVDAKFQNYKAFFQKAVVDSSLYKYRKIDLRFTQQVICTK
- the murC gene encoding UDP-N-acetylmuramate--L-alanine ligase gives rise to the protein MNLNQIHNVFFIGIGGIGMSALARYFKTIGKNVSGYDKTPSMLTDELIASGIDIHFEDRIDLIPKDYYTENTLVIITPAVPITHSQWNFFLEREYQVKKRAEVLGIITKDTFCFAVAGTHGKTTTSSILGHILFESGADVTAFVGGIVENYNSNLIGTGKTVTVVEADEFDRSFLHLHPNIACVTSMDADHLDIYGTSEQIEASFVEFANKVEDKSQLFITNELPIEGVTCAVNEEAVYKAFNVRVGNGSYVFDVQTPTETIKDIAFGLPGRHNLMNALMALAMAKTFGTSSDAIAKALASFKGIRRRFSYQIKTSNMVYIDDYAHHPTEINAVHQAVRELYPGQKVLAIFQPHLFSRTKDFADDFAKSLSQFDEVVLLDIYPARELPMEGVTSQWLMNKMTNEYKKLVSKEDLIPTILASDARIVVTIGAGDLGEMVPSIKKALYETI